The following proteins come from a genomic window of Sphaerisporangium rubeum:
- the pdxH gene encoding pyridoxamine 5'-phosphate oxidase, which translates to MDAASSPPYFAGLRRTYEGKPLREADLAADPVTQFASWFADAVEAGLPEPNAMILATASAGGRPSARTVLLKGYDSEGFVFYTNYESRKGRDLAENARAGLVFPWHPLRRQVRVEGPVVRLPREVSAAYFHSRPYGSRIGAWASRQSAVVGSREQLDERYQELAERWPEEPPMPDFWGGFRVVPAEVEFWQGQVDRMHDRLRYRRSGDSWIVERLAP; encoded by the coding sequence GTGGATGCCGCATCGAGCCCGCCGTACTTCGCCGGGCTTCGCCGTACATATGAGGGCAAGCCTCTGCGTGAGGCCGATCTCGCCGCCGACCCTGTCACGCAGTTCGCGTCATGGTTCGCCGACGCCGTCGAGGCGGGCCTGCCGGAGCCGAACGCCATGATCCTCGCCACCGCCTCGGCGGGCGGCCGGCCGAGCGCCAGGACCGTCCTGCTGAAGGGGTACGACAGCGAGGGTTTCGTCTTCTACACCAACTACGAGTCACGCAAGGGACGCGACCTCGCGGAGAACGCGCGGGCCGGGCTGGTGTTCCCCTGGCACCCGCTGCGCCGCCAGGTGCGGGTGGAGGGGCCGGTGGTGCGGCTGCCGCGCGAGGTGTCCGCCGCGTACTTCCATTCTCGTCCCTACGGTTCACGCATCGGCGCGTGGGCCTCGCGGCAGTCCGCCGTGGTGGGGTCGCGCGAGCAGCTCGACGAGCGGTACCAGGAGCTCGCGGAGCGGTGGCCGGAGGAGCCGCCGATGCCGGACTTCTGGGGCGGCTTCCGGGTGGTCCCCGCGGAGGTGGAGTTCTGGCAGGGGCAGGTGGACCGCATGCACGACCGGCTGCGCTACCGCCGTTCCGGGGACTCCTGGATCGTGGAGCGGCTCGCACCCTGA
- the serC gene encoding phosphoserine transaminase — MADIVIPAELKPADGRFGSGPSKVRPEQLAALASGGASVMGTSHRQKPVRAVVRRVRDGLSELFSLPEGYEVVLGNGGTTAFWDIAAFGLIKERSQHLSFGEFSSKFATVAAKAPWLADPSVIKSEPGTHPLPRAEEGVDVYALTHNETSTGVAMPIERVGGDEALVLVDATSGAGGLPVRISETDVYYFAPQKSFASDGGLWLALFSPRALERVSEIEATGRFVPEFFSLPTAIDNSRKDQTYNTPALATLLLLADQLDWMNGNGGLDWTASRTADSASRLYNWAEKTSYTTPFVADPAQRSNVVGTIDFTGEVDAAEVAKVLRANGIVDTEPYRKLGRNQLRIAMFPAVDPADVEALTACVDHVVERL, encoded by the coding sequence GTGGCTGACATCGTGATTCCCGCTGAACTCAAGCCCGCTGACGGCCGTTTCGGCTCCGGGCCTTCCAAGGTACGACCCGAGCAGCTCGCCGCGCTCGCGAGCGGCGGCGCGAGCGTGATGGGCACCTCTCACCGGCAGAAGCCGGTGCGGGCCGTGGTGCGCCGGGTGCGCGACGGGCTCAGCGAGCTGTTCTCGCTGCCCGAGGGGTACGAAGTGGTGCTCGGCAACGGCGGCACCACCGCGTTCTGGGACATCGCCGCCTTCGGGCTGATCAAGGAGCGCTCCCAGCACCTGAGCTTCGGCGAGTTCTCCTCGAAGTTCGCGACCGTGGCCGCCAAGGCCCCGTGGCTGGCCGACCCGAGCGTGATCAAGTCCGAACCCGGCACCCACCCGCTGCCGCGGGCCGAGGAGGGTGTCGACGTCTACGCGCTGACGCACAACGAGACCTCCACCGGTGTGGCGATGCCGATCGAGCGGGTCGGCGGCGACGAGGCGCTGGTGCTGGTGGACGCGACCTCAGGCGCCGGCGGCCTGCCGGTGCGGATCTCCGAGACCGACGTCTACTACTTCGCGCCGCAGAAGAGCTTCGCCTCCGACGGCGGCCTGTGGCTCGCGCTGTTCTCGCCGCGCGCGCTTGAGCGCGTGTCCGAGATCGAGGCGACCGGCCGGTTCGTCCCCGAGTTCTTCAGCCTGCCGACGGCGATCGACAACTCGCGCAAGGACCAGACCTACAACACGCCGGCGCTCGCGACGCTGCTGCTGCTCGCCGACCAGCTCGACTGGATGAACGGCAACGGCGGCCTCGACTGGACGGCCTCGCGCACCGCGGACTCGGCGTCCCGGCTGTACAACTGGGCCGAGAAGACGTCCTACACCACGCCGTTCGTGGCCGACCCGGCGCAGCGGTCCAACGTGGTCGGCACGATCGACTTCACCGGCGAGGTGGACGCCGCCGAGGTGGCCAAGGTCCTGCGGGCCAACGGCATCGTGGACACCGAGCCGTACCGCAAGCTCGGCCGCAACCAGTTGCGCATCGCGATGTTCCCCGCGGTGGACCCGGCCGACGTCGAGGCCCTGACCGCGTGCGTCGACCACGTGGTGGAGCGGCTCTAG
- a CDS encoding citrate synthase 2, which yields MSDFKPGLEGVVAFETEIAEPDKEGGALRYRGVDIEELVGRVSYGHVWGLLVDNKFQPGLPPAEPYPIPVHSGDIRVDVQSALAMLAPAYGFRPLLDIDEAQARDDLARASVTALSFVAQSARGLGLPMVPQARVDEAGSIVERFMIRWRGEPDPKHVKAIDAYWTSAAEHGMNASTFTARVIASTGADVAAALSGAVGAMSGPLHGGAPARVLHMIEEVERLGSAETYVKQALDSGERLMGFGHRVYRAEDPRARVLRRAAQELGAPRYEVAVALENAALAELHARKPDRVLATNVEFWAAIMLDFAEVPPHMFTSMFTCARTAGWAAHILEQKRTGRLVRPSARYVGPPQRSIGDVPGAAEVAGSF from the coding sequence ATGTCCGACTTCAAACCCGGGCTGGAAGGCGTAGTAGCGTTCGAGACCGAGATCGCGGAACCGGACAAAGAAGGGGGCGCCCTTCGCTACCGGGGCGTCGACATCGAAGAGCTGGTCGGCAGGGTCTCCTACGGGCACGTCTGGGGCCTGCTCGTCGACAACAAGTTCCAGCCGGGCCTTCCCCCGGCCGAGCCGTACCCCATCCCCGTCCACTCCGGTGACATCCGCGTCGACGTCCAGAGCGCCTTGGCCATGCTGGCCCCGGCCTACGGCTTCCGGCCGCTGCTCGACATCGACGAGGCGCAGGCCCGCGACGACCTCGCGCGCGCCTCCGTCACGGCGCTGTCCTTCGTCGCGCAGTCCGCGCGCGGTCTCGGTCTTCCCATGGTCCCGCAGGCCCGTGTGGACGAGGCCGGTTCGATCGTCGAGCGGTTCATGATCCGCTGGCGCGGTGAGCCTGATCCCAAGCACGTCAAGGCCATCGACGCGTACTGGACCTCCGCCGCCGAGCACGGCATGAACGCCTCCACGTTCACCGCCAGGGTCATCGCCTCGACCGGCGCCGACGTCGCGGCGGCGCTGTCCGGCGCGGTCGGCGCCATGTCGGGCCCGCTGCACGGCGGGGCTCCGGCACGCGTGCTGCACATGATCGAGGAGGTCGAGCGCCTCGGCAGCGCGGAGACCTATGTCAAGCAGGCCCTGGACAGCGGTGAGCGCCTGATGGGCTTCGGCCATCGGGTGTACCGCGCCGAGGACCCCCGGGCCCGTGTGCTGCGCCGCGCCGCGCAGGAGCTCGGCGCACCCCGGTACGAGGTCGCGGTGGCCCTGGAGAACGCCGCGCTGGCCGAGCTGCACGCGCGCAAGCCGGACCGTGTGCTCGCCACCAACGTGGAGTTCTGGGCCGCGATCATGCTGGACTTCGCCGAGGTCCCCCCGCACATGTTCACCTCGATGTTCACCTGCGCTCGCACCGCGGGCTGGGCCGCGCACATCCTGGAGCAGAAGCGCACGGGCAGGCTGGTCCGCCCCAGCGCACGCTACGTCGGCCCTCCGCAGCGCTCGATCGGCGACGTGCCGGGTGCCGCGGAGGTCGCCGGCTCCTTCTGA
- a CDS encoding metal-dependent transcriptional regulator gives MTAHGLIDTTEMYLRTIYELEEEGIVPLRARIAERLQQSGPTVSQTVARMERDGLVRVEGDRHLTMTDLGRTLATRVMRKHRLAECLLTQVIGLPWEEVHVEACRWEHVMSESVETRLVSLLDSPVVCPHGNPIPGLDELGVIESDKGEAETIAAMLDLVGSGDLPVVVRRISEQVQSDPTVMLKLKQVGIQPGREVTLAASDDGVRVTGDDEADSTPANIPRDVAAHVFVSRR, from the coding sequence TTGACCGCACACGGCCTGATCGACACCACGGAGATGTACCTCCGGACGATCTACGAGCTGGAAGAAGAGGGAATCGTCCCTTTGCGGGCCCGCATCGCCGAGCGACTGCAGCAGAGCGGTCCGACGGTCAGCCAGACGGTCGCTCGCATGGAGCGCGACGGCCTCGTCCGGGTCGAGGGTGACCGCCACCTCACCATGACCGATCTCGGACGCACCCTCGCCACCCGGGTGATGCGCAAGCACCGCCTGGCCGAGTGCCTCCTCACCCAGGTCATCGGCCTGCCGTGGGAGGAGGTCCATGTCGAGGCGTGCCGCTGGGAGCACGTCATGTCGGAGTCTGTGGAGACGCGGCTGGTCAGCCTGCTCGACAGCCCCGTCGTCTGCCCGCACGGCAACCCCATCCCGGGGCTCGACGAGCTCGGCGTCATCGAGTCCGACAAGGGTGAGGCCGAGACCATCGCGGCCATGCTCGACCTCGTGGGCTCCGGCGACCTGCCGGTGGTGGTGAGGCGAATCAGCGAACAAGTGCAAAGTGATCCCACCGTGATGCTTAAACTCAAGCAAGTTGGGATACAACCCGGACGCGAGGTGACGCTCGCGGCGAGCGACGACGGTGTACGGGTGACAGGTGACGATGAGGCGGACAGTACCCCCGCGAACATCCCCCGCGATGTCGCCGCGCACGTCTTCGTGTCCAGACGCTGA
- a CDS encoding MFS transporter, with translation MPGVQSGLRRVAVDTRPLRIPAYRRLLTGQGVSFIGFQLTSVAVSAQVYDITRSSLWVGLLGPANLIPLVVFGLWGGAVADAVDRRRLLITGSFVAWAATLALLLHAWARVDSVLFIIVVIAVQSTGFAVTSPTRGAIIPRLVPTERVAAANTLNFLVSSAGSVAGPLLAGLVLARSGYATAYLIDAVLFTAGLYAALRLPRLPPIGDIVRPGLRSVVDGLRYIGGHPVVLMSFVVDIIAMAFALPRALFPELTAERFGGSPVAFGWLSASIAIGSVAAGLLSGWVGRVRRQGLALTWVIALWGLTVAAAAFTHDLWLAVALLAVGGALDLVSAVWRQTILQTYAPDEMRGRMQGVFMVVVAGGPRLGDLRAGATASAFGLVPAWAGGGLICAVLVVAAGLAVPAFRRYDAGLRLARGPDDADQRSRSGHTRDGDAEQ, from the coding sequence ATGCCGGGGGTCCAGTCAGGCCTGAGACGCGTCGCCGTGGACACCCGGCCGCTGCGCATCCCCGCCTACCGCCGGTTGCTGACCGGCCAGGGTGTCTCGTTCATCGGGTTCCAGCTCACCTCGGTGGCGGTCAGCGCGCAGGTGTACGACATCACCAGGTCGTCGCTGTGGGTGGGGCTGCTCGGCCCCGCCAACCTCATCCCCCTGGTGGTGTTCGGCCTGTGGGGCGGCGCGGTCGCCGACGCGGTGGACCGGCGCAGGCTGCTGATCACCGGCTCGTTCGTCGCGTGGGCCGCGACCTTGGCGCTGCTGCTGCACGCCTGGGCCCGGGTGGACAGCGTGCTGTTCATCATCGTCGTGATCGCCGTGCAGTCCACCGGCTTCGCGGTCACCTCGCCGACCCGTGGCGCGATCATCCCCCGGCTGGTGCCGACCGAGCGCGTCGCGGCGGCCAACACGCTGAACTTCCTGGTCAGCAGCGCGGGCTCGGTCGCGGGGCCGCTGCTGGCCGGCCTCGTGCTCGCCAGGTCGGGGTACGCCACCGCCTACCTCATCGACGCCGTGCTGTTCACCGCCGGTCTCTACGCCGCGCTGCGGCTGCCGCGCCTCCCCCCGATAGGCGACATCGTGCGTCCCGGCCTGCGCTCGGTCGTCGACGGACTGCGGTACATCGGGGGCCACCCCGTGGTGCTCATGTCGTTCGTCGTGGACATCATCGCCATGGCGTTCGCGCTGCCGAGAGCCCTGTTCCCCGAGCTGACCGCCGAACGTTTCGGCGGGTCGCCGGTGGCGTTCGGCTGGCTGTCGGCGAGCATCGCCATCGGATCGGTCGCCGCCGGCCTGCTGTCGGGCTGGGTCGGCAGGGTACGGCGCCAGGGTCTCGCGCTGACCTGGGTGATCGCTCTGTGGGGCCTGACCGTCGCGGCGGCGGCGTTCACCCACGACCTGTGGCTCGCGGTCGCGCTGCTCGCCGTCGGCGGCGCGCTCGACCTGGTGTCGGCGGTGTGGCGGCAGACCATCCTGCAGACCTACGCACCCGACGAGATGCGCGGCCGCATGCAGGGGGTCTTCATGGTCGTGGTGGCCGGCGGGCCGCGCCTCGGCGACCTGCGGGCCGGGGCCACGGCCAGCGCCTTCGGGCTGGTGCCGGCCTGGGCCGGCGGCGGGCTGATCTGCGCGGTGCTCGTCGTGGCCGCCGGGCTCGCCGTCCCCGCGTTCCGGCGGTACGACGCGGGGCTGCGGCTCGCGCGGGGGCCGGATGACGCGGATCAACGATCACGTTCTGGACATACACGCGACGGCGACGCCGAACAATGA